The Glycine soja cultivar W05 chromosome 3, ASM419377v2, whole genome shotgun sequence genome window below encodes:
- the LOC114404913 gene encoding T-complex protein 1 subunit gamma-like, which yields MIDVYQAIADIIRTTLGPRFMLKMLFDASGGIMVTNDGNAILREIDLAHPTAKSMIELSCTQDEEVGDGTTSIIILAGEMLHVAEALIDKNYHPTIICRDNLSITYDKALEDAIAVFDKIAMPVDANDHKFCC from the exons ATGATTGATGTCTATCAGGCTATTGCTGATATAATTCGTACAACCTTGGGACCCAGGTTCATGTTAAAAATGCTATTTGATGCTTCAGGAG GCATTATGGTGACAAATGATGGAAATGCTATCTTGCGTGAAATAGATCTTGCTCATCCTACTGCAAAG TCTATGATTGAATTGAGTTGCACCCAAGATGAAGAAGTTGGAGATGGAACAACATCTATCATCATTCTTG CTGGTGAGATGCTTCATGTTGCTGAAGCACTCATAGATAAGAATTATCATCCTACAATTATTTGCCGAGATAATTTGTCTATAA CTTATGACAAAGCTTTGGAGGATGCCATTGCTGTCTTTGACAAAATTGCTATGCCCGTTGATGCCAATGATCATAAGTTTTGTTGCTAA
- the LOC114404912 gene encoding thiamine thiazole synthase, chloroplastic-like, with amino-acid sequence MIADSACSKSHRTVSLLDLWSISWVSWKIWAAQAGIRILQPGQLFSTMVVCKPAHLFLDELDVAYDEQEDYIVIKHTALFTSTIMSKILARPNVKLFNAVVAKDLIMKEGRVVTNLALVSMNHDTQSCMDPNVMEAKVVVSSCGHDGPLSATGVKRLKSIGMIDNVPGMKALDAKSIGMVVVRLTREIVLGMIVTGMEVAEIGGSPRMGPYLSMMFKLTFKLMERVELKALGRNNAIDGTCGVGTEEPHLIFASTVEFHDGLESMMLDQLLKWIILVGPPKHSTCSVALAPTWVNCELAL; translated from the exons ATGATAGCTGACTCGGCGTGCTCCAAGAGCCACCGGACGGTGTCGCTGTTGGACTTGTGGTCGATCTCTTGGGTCAGTTGGAAGATCTGGGCGGCGCAGGCGGGCATTCGGATCTTGCAGCC CGGACAACTCTTCTCCACCATGGTGGTTTGCAAGCCGGCGCACCTCTTCCTGGATGAGCTCGATGTGGCGTATGACGAGCAAGAGGACTACATTGTGATAAAGCACACGGCTTTGTTCACGTCCACCATCATGAGCAAGATTCTAGCGAGGCCCAACGTGAAGCTCTTCAACGCGGTGGTGGCGAAGGACTTGATCATGAAGGAAGGGAGGGTTGTGACCAACTTGGCTCTGGTTTCGATGAACCATGACACGCAGTCTTGCATGGACCCCAACGTGATGGAGGCTAAGGTTGTTGTGAGCTCTTGTGGGCACGATGGACCTTTAAGCGCCACTGGGGTTAAGAGGTTGAAGAGTATTGGCATGATTGATAACGTTCCTGGAATGAAGGCTTTGGATGCCAAGAGTATTGGCATGGTTGTTGTGAGGCTCACTAGGGAGATTGTGCTCGGCATGATTGTCACTGGCATGGAGGTTGCAGAAATTGGTGGCTCCCCAAGGATG GGTCCCTACTTAAGTATGATGTTTAAACTTACTTTCAAATTGATGGAACGTGTGGAGTTGAAGGCGTTGGGGAGGAACAATGCAATTGATGGAACATGTGGAGTTGGAACGGAAGAACCCCATCTTATTTTCGCTTCTACAGTTGAGTTCCATGATGGACTTGAGAGCatgatgttggatcaa CTGCTTAAGTGGATTATTCTTGTTGGTCCTCCTAAACATTCCACATGCTCTGTAGCTTTAGCACCCACCTGGGTTAACTGTGAATTAGCCCTTTGA